In Pirellulales bacterium, one genomic interval encodes:
- a CDS encoding replication initiator protein A: protein MKRSTPAVVPDLDLLEPPHDSAHRTLNDGRDALNLCEFPLAALSGRVPQNQKTLVFEDTLKRQGSETPRRLIVAASEKYGLPTAMDDEVILGLIQLSKRDNFRSRTVPFTRYDLIRLLGWRDEGRSYRRIEESLLRWVSVTLVYEGAWWDKEEASLVNESFHILERVTLYDRERRQRRRAKGIGTQSSFTWNEVVFRSFRAGYLKKLDLAVYRSLRSAVAKRLYRFLDKRLHHRNRWEFDLRHLCCDKLGMSRRGHTGELKRSLQVGLAELEQLGIVQPAVAESRFIKLSAGEWTVIVEGGKGTRRKASSTSDPLTESLVERGVHAATARQLARQHSADVVKDRIALHDWLLGRKDKRIARSPAGFLVESIRGEFPLPLDFERQARRPSPKHAPKQVHVARPVVDDASADDAGLDKLWSTLDDAARAEHESRALASASKLKVETFRRLRDEGSSLFDSIRREILMAHLRRCGLLPPITRTPAQGRGE, encoded by the coding sequence ATGAAACGATCAACTCCAGCAGTTGTTCCTGATTTGGATTTGTTGGAACCTCCGCACGATTCAGCGCATCGAACTCTGAATGACGGTCGAGACGCCCTCAACCTGTGCGAATTTCCGCTGGCTGCGCTGAGCGGGCGTGTTCCCCAAAACCAGAAGACGCTCGTCTTCGAAGACACGCTCAAACGGCAAGGAAGCGAGACCCCTCGGCGGTTGATCGTGGCGGCCTCCGAAAAGTACGGCCTGCCCACGGCGATGGATGACGAAGTCATCCTCGGCCTGATTCAACTCTCTAAGCGCGATAACTTTCGCTCGCGGACCGTGCCATTCACCCGCTATGACCTAATTCGGTTGCTTGGCTGGCGAGACGAAGGCCGCAGCTATCGGCGCATCGAAGAATCGCTCCTCCGCTGGGTCTCGGTAACGCTCGTCTATGAGGGTGCCTGGTGGGACAAGGAGGAGGCGAGCCTGGTCAACGAAAGCTTCCACATTCTGGAGCGGGTGACTCTCTATGACCGCGAACGGCGGCAACGACGACGGGCGAAGGGAATCGGCACACAATCTTCGTTCACCTGGAACGAAGTCGTTTTCCGCAGCTTCCGAGCGGGCTATCTGAAGAAGCTCGATTTGGCGGTCTACCGCAGCCTCCGCAGCGCGGTCGCCAAGCGACTCTACCGGTTTCTGGACAAGCGACTGCATCATCGCAATCGCTGGGAGTTCGATCTCCGGCACCTCTGTTGCGACAAACTCGGCATGAGCCGCCGAGGACATACCGGCGAACTGAAGCGAAGTCTCCAGGTCGGCCTCGCCGAATTGGAACAACTTGGCATCGTCCAGCCTGCCGTCGCGGAGTCACGATTCATCAAACTGTCGGCGGGCGAATGGACGGTGATCGTAGAGGGCGGGAAAGGCACACGCCGCAAAGCCAGCTCAACGTCGGACCCGCTGACCGAATCGCTGGTCGAGCGTGGCGTGCACGCGGCGACCGCCAGGCAGTTGGCCCGGCAGCATTCGGCGGACGTCGTCAAGGATCGGATTGCGCTGCACGATTGGTTGCTCGGTCGAAAGGACAAACGGATCGCCCGCAGTCCAGCCGGCTTTCTCGTGGAGTCGATTCGAGGGGAGTTTCCGCTGCCGCTGGATTTCGAACGCCAAGCTCGTCGCCCGTCACCGAAGCATGCACCAAAGCAAGTTCATGTAGCGAGGCCAGTCGTCGATGACGCTTCGGCCGACGACGCAGGTCTGGACAAACTATGGTCAACGCTTGACGATGCGGCGCGGGCTGAGCACGAATCGCGAGCACTTGCGTCGGCCAGCAAGCTCAAGGTCGAGACATTCCGCCGCTTGCGCGACGAGGGAAGCTCGCTGTTCGATTCAATACGCCGAGAGATTCTCATGGCCCACCTCCGCCGCTGCGGTCTTCTGCCGCCGATTACCCGAACCCCGGCACAGGGAAGAGGGGAATAG
- a CDS encoding protein phosphatase 2C domain-containing protein: MSETPCQDAVLARVNGPVLRIVLADGAGSAKHARLGARLACKAVMSELIPSVVSSLGRNHLIEYLLGSLDASASQLAMLAARRGIDQTEFASTLIALVATPTQVAAVHVGDGATIIRNAKGLTRVLTEPHHGIFANETFFLTDADWRNNVRSVVIRDRITAVIAMSDGLEHLALERTPRSDKDSVCTVPFRPFVEPLIGIASRSHRDATNAVHSLLGSESLRRHTDDDCALAVAVRRA, encoded by the coding sequence GTGTCAGAGACGCCGTGCCAGGACGCAGTACTCGCCCGTGTTAACGGCCCTGTGCTCAGAATTGTGCTCGCCGATGGAGCAGGATCAGCGAAGCACGCTAGGCTCGGTGCAAGGTTGGCGTGCAAGGCAGTGATGTCAGAGCTGATTCCCAGTGTCGTTTCGTCGCTGGGGCGAAATCACCTGATTGAGTACCTGCTAGGGTCGCTCGACGCGTCTGCTAGTCAGCTTGCAATGCTCGCGGCTCGTCGAGGAATTGATCAGACCGAGTTCGCCTCCACATTGATTGCCCTGGTTGCAACACCAACTCAGGTCGCTGCGGTCCACGTAGGCGACGGTGCGACGATCATCCGCAACGCCAAAGGCCTTACCCGTGTTCTCACCGAGCCGCATCATGGGATCTTCGCGAACGAGACGTTTTTCCTCACGGATGCCGACTGGCGAAATAATGTCCGCTCTGTAGTGATTCGAGATCGCATCACCGCAGTGATCGCGATGTCCGATGGCCTAGAGCATTTGGCACTCGAACGAACTCCGCGTTCCGACAAGGACTCGGTTTGCACTGTGCCGTTTCGTCCCTTCGTCGAACCACTTATCGGCATCGCGTCGCGATCGCACCGGGACGCAACCAATGCAGTCCACTCTCTACTGGGGTCGGAGTCTCTCCGTAGACACACGGATGACGACTGCGCCTTGGCAGTCGCAGTTAGGAGAGCATGA
- a CDS encoding serine/threonine protein kinase has product MEWDEITSASELDLLIKYVEQYEVDLRQGVDPSPLLESWPNPRTLPALMIELLLVEADMRHWNMEWFQQKLEIASQDAIEFAQRFCQRFCDEALKSRSAPTWDEIGPCAQKVGISSVRCGGEAYGLGDVILDKYTLVERIGAGQFGAVFRARTHDGQPDVAIKIPLRDSNGSIARTSCLIAREAEAISAMAGAGVPAFLALAPNEPAPALVMELIRGESLRTILNQGRVHPYWAARWTATLARVAERAHRNGWLHRDIKPENIVITADGAPILLDYGFALDEASQFSANVDHGFSAPYVAPEVLGASPSSLDGRVDVWALGAVLYEMLSGQRYRPVTNVEEAMAASMASLESAPFVQLAEFVPQSIIVACIHSLAPDPNRRYATALEFAIALESAIASVEDDTPAIEGRESNRTLAAWRLGVTLGRSHRELLKVLALADAIPAISGRDEASQKRREDLLRAAALKSAHFAAVLSDANGLAATLGLEQTFGPAIAKMLSVSPGTLTWRERLEISVSRLRRRLSRWLSAGRGKIDEYGFGPYESTVESAMETLHIDEVLAIANRARHGRSTVAAQNVGYFEKARLFQLCVADLYQAVYEQLKGQKASDAEWLRLGFVVTVAPDIAKFDESLEEIASNIGCPHEYYERLFSSMATSASSQEIELESARSTKLIERYLASGTKV; this is encoded by the coding sequence ATGGAGTGGGACGAGATCACAAGTGCGTCAGAGCTGGACTTACTGATCAAGTATGTCGAGCAGTACGAGGTTGACTTAAGACAAGGAGTGGACCCAAGTCCTCTGCTTGAGAGCTGGCCAAATCCAAGAACCCTGCCGGCACTGATGATCGAATTGCTTCTCGTAGAAGCAGACATGCGCCATTGGAACATGGAATGGTTCCAGCAAAAGCTTGAGATCGCGAGTCAGGATGCTATTGAATTTGCGCAGCGATTCTGCCAGAGGTTTTGTGACGAGGCTCTCAAGTCTCGCTCCGCTCCAACTTGGGACGAGATTGGCCCCTGCGCACAGAAGGTGGGCATCAGCAGTGTGCGGTGTGGCGGCGAGGCGTACGGGCTGGGCGACGTAATCTTGGACAAATACACCCTGGTGGAGAGGATTGGCGCCGGGCAATTTGGCGCCGTGTTCCGCGCTCGGACACATGACGGGCAACCGGACGTTGCAATAAAGATCCCGTTGCGTGATAGTAATGGGTCCATCGCGCGTACTTCCTGTTTGATCGCTCGTGAGGCAGAGGCCATAAGTGCCATGGCCGGTGCGGGGGTGCCTGCCTTTTTAGCATTAGCTCCAAACGAGCCAGCGCCGGCACTTGTGATGGAGCTGATTCGTGGCGAGTCGCTGCGAACAATTCTTAATCAAGGGCGCGTACATCCCTACTGGGCAGCGCGCTGGACGGCGACGCTTGCTCGCGTGGCGGAGCGGGCACACCGAAATGGTTGGCTTCACCGTGACATCAAACCAGAGAACATTGTAATTACGGCCGACGGAGCCCCGATCCTCCTTGATTATGGCTTCGCACTGGATGAGGCGTCGCAGTTCTCAGCAAATGTCGACCATGGATTCTCGGCTCCCTATGTTGCGCCTGAGGTGCTTGGCGCGTCCCCATCTTCACTTGACGGTCGGGTAGACGTGTGGGCATTAGGGGCGGTGCTGTACGAGATGTTGAGCGGTCAACGCTATCGGCCGGTGACGAACGTTGAGGAAGCCATGGCGGCAAGTATGGCGTCACTAGAAAGCGCTCCGTTCGTCCAGCTTGCGGAGTTCGTTCCACAATCGATTATCGTGGCGTGCATCCATAGTTTGGCACCGGATCCTAACCGACGATATGCGACTGCCCTGGAGTTCGCCATAGCACTGGAATCGGCGATTGCGAGTGTTGAGGATGATACCCCAGCGATCGAAGGCAGGGAGTCCAATCGAACACTCGCTGCTTGGCGGCTAGGCGTCACGCTTGGAAGATCACACCGCGAGCTACTGAAAGTTCTCGCCCTAGCAGATGCGATTCCTGCCATTAGTGGTCGGGATGAGGCGTCACAGAAGCGTCGGGAAGATCTGTTACGCGCTGCGGCTTTGAAAAGCGCACATTTTGCAGCGGTCCTTTCCGACGCAAATGGCTTGGCCGCAACATTAGGGCTTGAGCAGACATTCGGTCCGGCAATTGCAAAGATGCTCAGCGTATCTCCGGGCACGCTGACGTGGCGCGAACGCTTGGAGATTTCGGTGAGTAGGTTGCGGCGCCGCCTCTCGCGCTGGCTTTCAGCTGGCCGTGGCAAGATCGATGAATACGGGTTTGGCCCATACGAATCTACTGTCGAATCCGCAATGGAGACGCTACATATCGACGAGGTGCTAGCGATTGCGAATAGGGCGCGGCACGGCAGGTCCACTGTAGCAGCGCAAAATGTCGGTTACTTTGAAAAGGCACGGCTCTTTCAATTGTGTGTCGCGGATCTTTATCAGGCTGTGTACGAGCAACTAAAGGGGCAGAAGGCATCGGACGCGGAGTGGCTCCGGCTTGGGTTCGTCGTCACCGTCGCCCCTGACATCGCCAAATTCGACGAGTCACTTGAGGAGATCGCCAGTAATATCGGTTGCCCTCATGAATACTACGAGCGGCTGTTCAGTTCGATGGCCACTTCTGCAAGTAGTCAGGAGATCGAGCTCGAAAGTGCTCGGTCGACTAAGCTTATTGAACGTTACCTGGCGAGCGGGACGAAAGTGTGA
- a CDS encoding relaxase domain-containing protein produces MVATIRALGGAADAARYFTSAQVTNYYSEGGDSPGQWYGQGAKILGLRGAPTFDSLVAVLSGCDPSSKRPLMRKRRPRNDTGSPEDAGPSSDEPSDKKLQRRERCPGVDLNLTLWQDLTIVRAVGGETIRASVDESFDAAAKLLFDGIEDHLPLCRRGLGGIIQCKSKLVVAMFDHETSRATEHEPHRHRHCLIANLAQGEDGRWSAVNTRMLFEWTRTLGPIFRCLLSAELNKRLNLELRPVLDEDKQPRGWVELHGIPESLRRLWSTRHDEIEQFLAGDKSLSGLASANAKAAAQVKTRQAKRQTPPRDQLYAKWEEEGRKHGFGPKQVAAMLERSVRKQPDQYRDAFRKSIVDLTASSASFTRQQLIQRVCERLCHTGLDGIEIIHRINRDLTCSPEIVRLAEKDGDTHFTSRTMRNLEKKLLADAQHLHESTGVRVSDRSIQRLIDGKPHATAEQKEAIRLLLSDKARIRTLSGVAGSGKTFVLDAVRSGLEREGYEVLGGALSGIAKEELATQANIKSRTIASYLYHLDKPLLKRITDRLRHDVRQLIRAARGKRTYLPTKLKFGRKTVLILDEAGMLDTKTLARLLHHARKSGATVILVGDTHQLSPIGAGGPFGRITKITNGPTLSQNRRQRHDVDKKAVTLIRDGEGQAALKLYAEHDRLTLGKNKVDTMNRLVEDWSKAGGAVSPNEHLILTSTRREAHALNLRCQQIRQQLSQVDTSSGVKVADGYLYRGDRILFHNSYRAAGIENGHQGTVLKINTLTKRITVRLDKWVQIGRNGKRMQPIVTVPLRSLKPEAVGLAYAATTHKMQGRTVANAYLLLGGAMTEQEMTYVQATRAREITRLYVDESHAGPELAGIAKAISQSKRKLMAEDIVKPIERKRSPKLEIER; encoded by the coding sequence ATGGTGGCCACGATTCGAGCATTGGGTGGGGCTGCTGATGCAGCCCGCTATTTCACGTCGGCCCAGGTAACTAACTACTACAGCGAAGGGGGCGACTCACCAGGACAGTGGTATGGCCAAGGGGCCAAGATTTTGGGCCTACGTGGGGCGCCAACGTTCGACTCATTAGTAGCAGTGCTGAGCGGATGCGACCCCAGCAGTAAACGGCCGCTCATGAGAAAACGCCGTCCCAGGAATGATACAGGATCGCCTGAGGACGCCGGTCCGTCCAGTGATGAACCGTCGGACAAAAAGCTCCAACGCCGTGAGCGTTGCCCAGGAGTGGACCTCAATCTGACACTTTGGCAAGACCTGACGATTGTCCGCGCCGTAGGAGGAGAAACCATTCGAGCCAGTGTCGACGAGTCATTCGATGCGGCCGCCAAGTTACTCTTCGACGGTATTGAGGATCACCTACCACTCTGCCGCCGTGGGCTCGGCGGCATCATCCAATGCAAATCAAAACTGGTTGTGGCCATGTTTGACCATGAAACGAGCAGGGCCACTGAACACGAGCCGCACCGTCATCGCCACTGCCTCATCGCCAATCTAGCTCAAGGTGAAGATGGCCGCTGGTCGGCAGTCAACACTCGAATGCTCTTTGAATGGACGCGTACCTTAGGGCCAATTTTTCGTTGCCTGCTGAGCGCGGAACTCAACAAGCGCCTCAACCTCGAACTTCGCCCGGTCCTCGACGAGGACAAGCAACCGCGAGGCTGGGTGGAGCTACATGGCATTCCCGAGTCACTACGCCGCCTATGGTCGACTCGCCACGACGAAATTGAGCAGTTCTTAGCCGGCGACAAGTCACTGTCAGGATTGGCATCGGCCAACGCCAAAGCAGCCGCCCAAGTCAAGACTCGTCAAGCGAAGAGACAAACGCCGCCCCGTGACCAGCTTTATGCCAAATGGGAGGAAGAAGGACGAAAGCATGGCTTCGGACCGAAGCAGGTTGCGGCCATGCTTGAGCGCTCCGTCCGAAAACAGCCGGATCAATATCGGGACGCATTTCGAAAATCGATAGTTGATCTTACTGCGTCTAGTGCCTCCTTCACTCGTCAGCAGTTGATTCAACGTGTTTGCGAACGGCTTTGCCATACTGGCCTCGATGGCATTGAGATCATTCACCGGATTAACCGAGACCTCACATGTTCACCTGAGATTGTACGGCTTGCGGAGAAAGATGGTGATACACACTTTACTTCACGCACGATGCGAAACCTGGAGAAGAAGCTGCTGGCTGATGCCCAGCATCTCCATGAATCGACTGGCGTTCGAGTAAGCGACCGCAGTATCCAACGGCTGATTGACGGCAAGCCTCATGCCACAGCAGAACAGAAGGAAGCGATCCGTTTGCTGCTCAGTGATAAAGCTCGAATTCGCACACTCTCGGGAGTCGCTGGTTCGGGAAAGACCTTCGTTTTAGACGCAGTGCGTAGTGGGCTGGAGCGCGAGGGCTATGAGGTCCTCGGCGGCGCGCTGAGTGGAATTGCCAAGGAAGAGCTGGCAACTCAGGCAAACATCAAAAGTCGTACCATCGCCAGTTATCTCTACCACCTGGATAAGCCGCTCCTGAAGCGGATCACCGACCGGCTTCGCCACGACGTTAGACAGCTCATCCGCGCCGCACGCGGTAAAAGGACCTATCTCCCGACCAAGCTCAAGTTTGGCCGCAAAACCGTCCTCATCCTCGACGAAGCTGGCATGCTTGACACAAAGACTTTAGCGCGACTGTTGCACCATGCGCGAAAATCCGGGGCCACGGTAATTCTAGTCGGCGACACGCATCAACTTTCTCCTATCGGCGCCGGCGGCCCCTTTGGACGGATTACCAAAATCACCAACGGCCCTACGCTATCGCAAAACCGCCGCCAGCGTCATGACGTCGACAAAAAGGCGGTCACTCTGATCCGCGATGGCGAAGGGCAAGCAGCCCTCAAGCTCTATGCCGAGCACGATCGACTGACTCTTGGCAAGAACAAAGTCGACACCATGAACCGGCTTGTCGAGGACTGGTCAAAAGCGGGAGGGGCCGTTTCTCCAAACGAACACTTAATCTTGACCTCAACTCGCCGTGAAGCTCACGCACTTAATCTTCGGTGCCAGCAGATCCGCCAACAGCTCAGTCAGGTGGATACCTCATCAGGAGTGAAGGTCGCTGACGGATATCTCTACCGGGGAGACAGGATTCTCTTTCATAACTCTTACCGAGCGGCCGGAATCGAAAATGGACATCAAGGAACCGTCTTGAAAATCAACACACTCACGAAGCGCATCACCGTCCGTCTCGACAAGTGGGTTCAGATTGGTCGCAATGGAAAGCGAATGCAGCCAATCGTCACAGTGCCCTTGCGCAGCCTGAAGCCGGAAGCTGTGGGACTGGCCTATGCCGCCACCACGCACAAGATGCAGGGTCGAACCGTCGCGAACGCATATTTGCTGCTAGGCGGCGCGATGACCGAACAGGAAATGACCTACGTCCAGGCAACCCGCGCTCGCGAGATAACTCGTCTCTACGTCGACGAGAGCCACGCAGGACCAGAGCTAGCCGGAATTGCCAAGGCCATTTCGCAGTCTAAGCGAAAGCTTATGGCCGAGGACATCGTCAAACCAATTGAACGAAAGCGAAGCCCAAAGTTGGAGATTGAACGATGA
- a CDS encoding IS66 family transposase: protein MDVDQVQNECPGCAELRGEVDTLREQVARLSAALEEALRRGKRQAAPFSKGPPLEEPKPPGRRSGKRHGPHAHRSVPPRIDETYDAPLPPNCPHCASSQLGETHVAVQYQTEIPRRVIYRQFNVHVGACHDCGRPVAGRHALQTSSARGAAASQLGPQVHALLAVLNKELGLSHGKSVKLLGTLFPELRLARATSVRSMLRTSQRCALAYEQLRRDVRGAAEVAPDETGWRVGGRLAWLHAFVSQRATCYVIDRTRSHEPAEQLLGLDWSGTLVHDGWSVYDRFTRALHQQCLRHLQRRCQELLETAVRGAVRLPRAVLAIVDRAFALRRAWRGHRLSGDELAERGLDLAAELEQLADGRFTCEPNRRLAQHILNHAMHWFWFLIDPTIQATNHWAERAIRPAVVNRKVWGGCRTWPGAQAQSILMSVIRTCQQRAIEPFDFLRDTLGKTQPHVIPA, encoded by the coding sequence ATGGACGTGGATCAAGTTCAGAACGAGTGCCCCGGGTGTGCCGAGCTGCGGGGAGAAGTCGATACGCTGCGCGAGCAGGTCGCCAGGCTCTCGGCCGCGCTGGAGGAAGCGCTGCGCCGCGGCAAGCGACAAGCGGCGCCATTTTCGAAGGGCCCGCCGTTGGAAGAGCCCAAGCCGCCGGGCCGTCGCTCGGGCAAGCGTCACGGTCCGCACGCGCATCGCAGCGTACCACCGCGAATCGACGAGACGTATGACGCGCCGCTGCCGCCGAACTGCCCGCACTGCGCCAGTTCGCAACTCGGCGAGACGCACGTCGCGGTGCAGTACCAGACCGAGATTCCGCGGAGGGTGATCTATCGCCAGTTCAACGTGCATGTCGGCGCCTGCCACGACTGCGGCCGCCCGGTCGCAGGCCGTCACGCCTTGCAGACCAGTTCGGCCCGCGGCGCCGCGGCCAGTCAACTTGGTCCCCAGGTGCATGCCCTGCTGGCGGTCCTCAACAAAGAGTTGGGCCTGTCGCACGGCAAGAGCGTGAAGCTGCTCGGGACACTGTTTCCTGAGCTGCGTCTGGCCCGGGCGACCAGCGTGCGTTCGATGTTGCGGACATCGCAGCGTTGCGCTTTGGCCTACGAACAATTGCGCAGGGACGTGCGCGGCGCGGCGGAGGTCGCGCCCGACGAGACGGGCTGGCGCGTCGGCGGCCGCCTGGCCTGGCTGCACGCCTTTGTCAGTCAGCGTGCGACGTGTTATGTGATCGATCGCACGCGGAGCCACGAACCGGCCGAACAACTGCTGGGGCTGGACTGGTCGGGGACGCTGGTGCACGACGGCTGGAGCGTGTACGACCGCTTTACACGGGCGCTTCATCAGCAATGCCTGCGGCACTTGCAGCGGCGTTGCCAGGAACTGCTGGAAACAGCCGTGCGTGGCGCCGTGCGCTTGCCGCGCGCCGTATTGGCGATCGTCGATCGCGCGTTCGCGCTGCGTCGCGCATGGCGCGGCCATCGCCTTAGCGGCGACGAACTGGCCGAGCGGGGCCTGGACCTGGCAGCCGAACTGGAACAGTTGGCCGACGGGCGCTTCACCTGCGAACCGAATCGCCGGCTGGCCCAGCATATCTTGAATCACGCCATGCACTGGTTCTGGTTCCTGATCGATCCGACGATTCAAGCCACCAATCATTGGGCCGAGCGGGCCATCCGGCCGGCGGTGGTCAATCGAAAGGTCTGGGGCGGCTGCCGCACTTGGCCAGGTGCCCAGGCGCAAAGTATCCTGATGTCGGTCATTCGCACCTGTCAGCAACGCGCCATCGAGCCCTTCGACTTCCTCCGCGACACGCTCGGCAAAACCCAACCGCACGTCATCCCCGCTTGA
- a CDS encoding DUF2726 domain-containing protein has product MPYFKRGPLLSRGEMAFYRVLRKAVGRRFHIAFKVRLADLVTCSEQAWAAGFGHMIARHHIDFVLCDYRSMDVVAAIELDDRSHRKPCRRRRDAFLAETLFAASIPLIRICAAAWYDASLICALVRDAVEEMRVGAQGR; this is encoded by the coding sequence TTGCCCTACTTCAAGCGGGGGCCGCTCTTGTCGCGCGGGGAGATGGCCTTCTATCGAGTGTTGCGGAAAGCAGTCGGGCGGCGCTTCCACATCGCGTTCAAGGTGCGGCTGGCAGATCTGGTTACCTGTTCAGAGCAGGCCTGGGCCGCAGGGTTCGGCCACATGATCGCCCGGCACCACATTGACTTCGTGCTCTGCGATTACCGCTCGATGGACGTGGTCGCGGCAATTGAGCTTGACGACCGGTCGCACCGTAAACCTTGCCGGCGGCGGCGGGATGCCTTTCTCGCCGAAACTCTTTTCGCTGCTAGCATTCCGCTGATTCGCATTTGTGCCGCTGCTTGGTATGATGCATCTCTGATCTGCGCTCTCGTCCGCGACGCCGTTGAAGAGATGAGAGTTGGTGCGCAGGGGAGATAA
- a CDS encoding ParA family protein: protein MLIVLTNTKGGVGKSTLAAHLVLWLHDRGVRVALLDTDEQQTAARWVKGAEPKVTVAVATDVESIRAARAKLLRSHDVIVADSPGSGTEASHAITMLADLAIVPLQPSKPDIRAVKDALKFVRLAREMSGGHKPDAKIVLTFTAKGDVQARKLRSELSALDVPVTRSEIRRLNAFRDACDSAVHRLSSREASEAAKDIESLFVELLSAKLPGFAAAPIKEAANG, encoded by the coding sequence ATGCTGATTGTGCTGACCAACACCAAGGGGGGCGTCGGGAAATCGACGCTCGCCGCGCACCTTGTCTTGTGGCTTCACGACCGAGGTGTTCGCGTCGCGTTGCTCGATACCGACGAGCAGCAGACGGCCGCCCGCTGGGTGAAAGGGGCGGAGCCCAAGGTGACTGTTGCGGTGGCAACCGATGTCGAGAGCATTCGCGCCGCCAGGGCGAAGCTACTGCGAAGCCACGACGTGATCGTGGCCGATAGTCCGGGCAGCGGCACCGAGGCCTCGCACGCGATCACGATGCTAGCCGACCTGGCGATCGTGCCGCTTCAGCCGTCGAAGCCAGATATTCGTGCCGTCAAAGACGCGCTGAAATTCGTGCGGCTCGCTCGTGAAATGAGTGGGGGACACAAACCGGACGCCAAGATCGTCCTCACCTTTACGGCCAAGGGGGACGTGCAGGCCCGCAAACTGCGATCCGAATTGTCGGCCCTCGATGTTCCGGTCACCAGGAGCGAGATTCGGCGGCTGAACGCCTTTCGCGATGCTTGCGATTCGGCGGTGCATCGCCTGTCGTCGCGCGAGGCCAGCGAGGCAGCCAAGGACATCGAGTCGCTGTTCGTTGAACTGCTCAGTGCAAAGCTGCCTGGATTTGCGGCAGCACCGATCAAGGAGGCAGCCAATGGATGA